The proteins below come from a single Benincasa hispida cultivar B227 chromosome 4, ASM972705v1, whole genome shotgun sequence genomic window:
- the LOC120075997 gene encoding origin of replication complex subunit 2 encodes MEIDDLDDEELAFQRNYFLAKELGGSKKKSSGKLADIDVVDEQELRAAAANIEPTHEKEIAALISSYKSLYSKWVFELRCGFGLLMYGFGSKKALIEDFASTALTDYSVIVVNGYLQSVNIKQVIVAIAEVLSDQLKSRPKSASGSTPNVHQPFTSRSMDDLFTFLNGSNEEDKDCFVCVVIHNIDGPGLRDSETQEYLARVAACSHVRIIASVDHVNSPLLWDKKMVHTQFNWLWYHVPTFAPYKIEGMFFPLILAHGGTAQSAKTATIVLQSLTPNAQSVFKVLIEHQLSHPDEEGMPINKLYAICRERFLVSSQVTLNSHLTEFKDHELVKIRRHSDGQDCLYIPLPSEALEKLSMELS; translated from the exons ATGGAGATCGATGATTTGGACGACGAGGAGTTGGCATTTCAAAGGAACTATTTTCTGGCTAAGGAATTGGGCGGCTCCAAAAAGAAATCTTCTGGAAAACTCGCCGACATCGACGTCGTCGACGAACAG GAATTGAGGGCGGCTGCGGCGAATATTGAGCCTACGCATGAGAAAGAGATTGCGGCTCTGATATCCAGCTACAAGAGTTTGTACTCGAAATGGGTATTTGAGCTCAG ATGTGGTTTTGGCCTTCTAATGTATGGATTTGGGTCTAAGAAGGCTTTGATTGAAGATTTTGCTTCGACAGCATTGACGGATTATTCTGTAATAGTTGTTAATGGCTATCTTCAATCAGTGAATATTAAGCAG GTTATAGTAGCCATAGCTGAAGTATTGTCGGATCAGTTGAAATCCCGACCCAAAAGTGCATCAGGGAGCACACCTAATGTTCATCAGCCATTTACATCGCGATCAATGGACGATCTGTTTACATTTTTGAATGGATCAAATGAGGAAGACAAGGATTGTTTTGTTTGTGTTGTGATACACAATATTGATGGGCCTGGATTAAGAGATTCCGAAACGCAAGAGTATCTTGCACGAGTTGCTGCTTGTTCCCATGTTCGAATTATTGCCTCCGTTGACCACGTGAATTCACCTCTTT TGTGGGACAAGAAGATGGTTCACACACAATTTAACTGGTTATGGTATCACGTTCCAACATTTGCCCCTTACAAAATTGAAGGAATGTTCTTCCCTTTGATTCTTGCACATGGTGGTACTGCTCAAAGTGCCAAAACTGCTACAATAGTTTTACAGAGTTTGACACCCAATGCACAAAGTGTATTTAAAGTTCTTATAGAACATCAGCTATCTCATCCTGATGAAGAAG GTATGCCAATCAATAAACTGTATGCGATTTGTCGGGAGCGCTTCCTAGTCAGCAGCCAGGTAACACTGAACTCTCATCTGACCGAATTTAAAGACCACGAGTTGGTGAAAATCAGAAGGCATTCTGATGGTCAAGATTGCTTGTATATACCTCTTCCATCTGAAGCACTTGAAAAACTATCAATGGAGTTAAGTTAA
- the LOC120075986 gene encoding B3 domain-containing protein At5g42700-like, whose translation MGISNLSYEECRRKRVEENKKRMEALNLPLLSQALLDSSPSKSSSPSKLTKPRVTQKQLVVVRRSSRVAKQPTPVYAEVLVDRVVIPRRARDFPEQFYASDEARKNAFERALELHSGLEPNYPICIKSMVRSHVSGCFWLGLPAHFCKTHLPKNDGVMTLIDEDGDEYPIIYLARKTGFSGGWKGFSIAHKLSDGDAVVFQRIKPTACKVYIFRANGSKEDSDSNSS comes from the exons aTGGGGATCTCTAACCTCTCATACGAGGAATGTCGTCGCAAAAGAGTTGAAGAAAACAAGAAGAGAATGGAAGCCCTAAATTTGCCCTTGCTTTCTCAAGCTCTCCTGGACTCTTCCCCTTCCAAGTCTTCCTCCCCT AGTAAGCTCACCAAGCCTCGCGTCACTCAGAAACAACTCGTGGTGGTGAGGAGGTCCAGTCGCGTGGCGAAACAGCCAACCCCTGTTTACGCTGAA GTTCTTGTTGATCGTGTGGTGATTCCTAGAAG AGCAAGAGATTTTCCGGAGCAGTTTTATGCTTCGGATGAAGCAAGAAAAAATGCCTTCGAAAGAGCTCTCGAGTTACATTCTGGATTGGAGCCAAATTATCCCATCTGTATAAAGTCAATGGTTCGATCTCATGTTAGTGGTTGTTTCTGGCTG GGCCTTCCTGCTCATTTCTGCAAGACCCACCTTCCAAAGAATGATGGAGTAATGACTTTAATAGATGAAGATGGTGATGAGTATCCAATAATATATTTGGCACGAAAAACAGGATTTAGTGGGGGATGGAAGGGTTTTTCAATTGCTCATAAGTTATCAGATGGAGATGCTGTGGTTTTTCAACGCATTAAACCTACAGCCTGCAAG GTGTACATCTTTAGGGCGAATGGTTCCAAAGAAGATAGTGATTCTAACAGTAGCTAA
- the LOC120075992 gene encoding B3 domain-containing protein At5g42700-like, with translation MGIANLSYEECRRKRVEENKKRMEALNLPLLSQALIDSSPSKSSPSKLTKPRVTQKQLVVVRRSSRVAKQSAPVYAEVVVNRVVIPRRTSKFRDFSNRVYASDDARKNAFERAEQLQSGLDPNYPNFIKSMLQSHVSGGFWLGLPSHFCKIHLPNRDGVMTLIDEDGDEYPTIYLARKTGLSGGWKGFSVAHKLADGDAVIFQFIKPTTCKVYILRANSSREDSDSNSS, from the exons atggGGATCGCAAACCTTTCATATGAGGAATGTCGTCGCAAGAGGGTCGAAGAAAACAAGAAGCGAATGGAAGCCCTAAATTTGCCCTTGCTTTCTCAAGCTCTCATCGATTCTTCCCCTTCCAAGTCCTCACCT AGTAAGCTCACCAAGCCTCGCGTGACTCAGAAACAACTTGTGGTAGTGAGGAGGTCCAGTCGTGTAGCGAAACAGTCAGCTCCTGTTTACGCCGAA GTTGTTGTAAATCGCGTGGTGATTCCTAGAAG GACTTCTAAATTTAGAGATTTTTCAAATCGGGTTTATGCATCGGATGACGCAAGAAAAAATGCTTTTGAAAGAGCTGAACAACTTCAATCTGGGTTGGATCCGAATTATCCCAACTTTATCAAGTCAATGCTTCAGTCTCATGTTAGTGGTGGATTTTGGCTG GGCCTTCCTTCTCATTTCTGCAAGATTCACCTTCCAAATCGTGATGGAGTAATGACTTTAATAGATGAAGATGGTGACGAGTATCCAACAATATATTTAGCACGAAAAACAGGACTTAGTGGCGGATGGAAGGGTTTTTCAGTTGCTCATAAGTTGGCAGATGGGGATGCTGTGATTTTTCAATTCATTAAACCTACAACATGCAAG GTGTACATTCTTAGGGCGAATAGTTCCAGAGAAGATAGTGATTCTAACAGTAGCTAA